In the Anguilla anguilla isolate fAngAng1 chromosome 7, fAngAng1.pri, whole genome shotgun sequence genome, one interval contains:
- the adgra3 gene encoding adhesion G protein-coupled receptor A3, translated as MRAVLFLILLEMKVHAACVLRVTAFLFLTSNGLTISSDCKTSEERPRNTGKGSIPAATLERVVCSNMDLDQVLPSDSFPNRTVTLILNNNKIQELKNGSFIGLSALERLDIRNNTISHVEPGAFSGLLALKRLDLSSNRIGCLNGDIFKGLSNLVRLNLSANLFSSLPQGTFDGLVSLKTLEFQTPYLLCDCNLRWLLRWIKEKGVGVKDTRCSYPRSLQGQLVTSLKPELLTCDAPLELPSFQMTPSQRQIVFRGDSLPFQCMASYVDEDMQVLWYQDGRMVEPDAAQGIVIEKSTVQNCSLIASALTISNIQPGSTGNWECRVRTSRGNNTRTVHIVVLESSAKYCPPERVSNNKGEFRWPRTLAGITAYLACNRLASGTSIYSGSAADDRRAWRRCDRGGFWAEEDYSRCQYQKDVTRVLYIINQMPLNLTNAVTTARQLLVYTMEAANFSDKMDVIFVAQMIEKFGKFAEKYKELGDVMVDISSNLMLADERVLWMAQREARACSRIVECLQRIASHRLASGAQAYSTNSPNIALEAHTIKASSFNGMTCTLFQKLTPERSGIRELSGRDPDMNLDKQLSFKCNVTSTLSSLALKNTIVEASLQLPASLFSQLSGQAEETYKLHLLAFRNGKLFPATGNSSQLADQGKRRSVATPVILTKIEGYPLRNLRSPVNATLRRFAHGADPVAAYWNFSLLGGQGGWESDGCRILHSDDNFTTISCNSLNNYGVLMDLSGGEYFHHSADLLHPVIYATAIILLLCLLAIIVSYIYHHRSVRISRKCWHMLINLCFHIFLTCAVFVGGITQTRHASVCQAVGIVLHYSTLATVLWAGVTARNIYKQVTRKAKRYEELDEPPPPPRPMLRFYLIGGGIPIIVCGITAAANIKNYGSRVNAPFCWMGWEPSLGAFYGPATFIIFVNCMYFLSVAVQLRRHPERRFELKEPPEEQQRLAGSEQGEGPAHDSASVSQGNFSAVSLSALENEHTFAAQLLGVGLALLLFVALWVFGALSVSQEYPVDLVFSCLFGVVALGLGAFLVVHHCVNRDDMRRYWVSACCPGRRDYSVQVNAPPAGSGPGNEEAAAKCPNGSAESSCTNKSASSVKNSSQGCKLTNLQAEAAQCKPPAVPAPAPSNGAALLDNSLTEHSVDNEIKMHVSPIEVQFRPNGHPGRHHKNRTRAHRASRLTVLREYAYDVPTSVEGSVQSGPHRSRHGSHEGHARSRRAAYLAYRERHQSHVQQDSSDASASLPRRGRSGDRGGGAGGGAGWEAAASPGGGAEAPSGGASNTSKDSLKQSITVDLEAQPKSYGLNLANQNGQLKDSRQSAALLGSDNTGNIKTGLWKHETTV; from the exons GGACATTCGGAACAACACCATCAGTCACGTTGAGCCTGGAGCGTTTTCAGGACTGCTGGCCCTCAAAAGACT AGATTTATCGAGTAACCGAATTGGCTGCCTCAACGGGGATATATTCAAGGGCCTCTCAAATCTGGTTCGACT GAACCTGTCGGCGAACCTGTTTTCCTCTCTGCCCCAGGGGACCTTCGACGGTCTCGTCTCTCTTAAGACACT GGAGTTCCAGACGCCCTACCTGCTGTGCGACTGTAACCTGAGGTGGCTCCTGCGCTGGATTAAGGAGAAGGGCGTGGGCGTGAAGGACACCCGCTGCTCGTACCCGCGCTCCCTGCAGGGCCAGCTCGTCACCTCCCTCAAACCGGAGCTCCTCACCTGCG ACGCCCCGCTGGAGCTGCCGTCCTTCCAGATGACGCCGTCGCAGCGGCAGATCGTGTTCCGCGGCGACAGCCTGCCCTTCCAGTGCATGGCGTCCTACGTGGACGAGGACATGCAGGTGCTGTGGTACCAGGACGGCCGGATGGTGGAGCCCGACGCCGCGCAGGGCATCGTCATCGAGAAGAGCACGGTCCAGAACTGCTCGCTCATCGCTAG CGCCCTCACCATATCCAACATCCAGCCGGGCTCCACGGGGAACTGGGAGTGTCGCGTGCGGACCAGCCGAGGGAACAACACCCGCACCGTCCACATCGTGGTGCTGGAGAGCTCCGCCAAATACTGCCCCCCGGAGAGGGTGTCCAACAACAAGGGGGAGTTCCG GTGGCCGCGCACCCTGGCGGGCATCACCGCCTACCTGGCCTGCAACCGGCTGGCCTCGGGCACCAGCATCTACTCGGGCTCCGCCGCCGACGACCGCCGGGCCTGGCGCAGGTGCGACCGCGGCGGCTTCTGGGCCGAGGAGGACTACTCCCGCTGCCAGTACCAGAAAGACGTCACGCGGGTGCTCTACATCATCAACCAG ATGCCTCTGAACCTGACCAACGCAGTGACCACCGCCCGGCAGCTTCTGGTCTACACCATGGAGGCTGCCAACTTCTCCGACAAGATGGACGTCATCTTCGTGGCTCAGATGATCGAGAAGTTCGGGAAGTTTGCGGAGAAGTACAAAGAG CTGGGGGACGTGATGGTGGACATCTCCAGTAACCTGATGCTGGCGGATGAGCGGGTGCTGTGGATGGCCCAGCGGGAGGCGCGGGCGTGCTCCCGCATCGTGGAGTGCCTGCAGAGGATCGCCAGCCACCGGCTCGCCAGCGGAGCGCAGGCCTACTCCACT AACTCTCCCAACATCGCCCTGGAGGCCCACACCATCAAAGCCAGCAGCTTCAACGGGATGACCTGCACGCTGTTCCAGAAGCTGACCCCCGAGCGCTCGGGCATCAGGGAGCTGTCCGGCCGGGACCCCGACATGAACCTGGACAAGCAGCTGAGCTTCAAGTGCAACGTCACCAGCACCCTATCCAGCTTGGCTCTCAAA AACACCATCGTTGAGGCTTCGCTGCAGCTGCCCGCCTCGCTCTTCTCCCAGCTGTCTGGCCAAGCCGAGGAGACCTACAAGCTCCACCTGCTGGCCTTCAGGAACGGCAAGCTCTTCCCCGCCACCGGCAACTCCAGCCAGCTCGCTGACCAGGGCAAGAGGCGGAGCGTTGCCACCCCCGTCATCCTCACCAAGATCG AGGGCTACCCCCTGAGGAACCTGCGCAGCCCGGTGAACGCCACGCTGCGGCGGTTCGCGCACGGCGCCGACCCCGTGGCGGCCTACTGGAACTTCAGCCTGCTGGGCGGGCAGGGCGGCTGGGAGTCGGACGGCTGCCGAATCCTCCACTCGGACGACAACTTCACCACCATCTCCTGCAACTCGCTCAACAACTACGGAGTGCTGATG GACTTGAGCGGAGGGGAGTACTTCCACCACAGCGCCGACCTCCTTCACCCAGTCATCTACGCCACCGCTATCATCCTGCTCCTGTGTCTGCTGGCTATTATCGTGAGCTACATCTACCACCACAG gtCTGTCCGGATCAGCCGTAAGTGCTGGCACATGCTGATCAACCTGTGCTTCCACATCTTCCTCACCTGCGCCGTGTTCGTCGGGGGCATCACCCAGACCCGTCACGCCAGCGTTTGCCAGGCT gtgggcATCGTGCTGCACTACTCCACTCTGGCCACCGTGCTGTGGGCGGGAGTGACGGCACGCAACATCTACAAGCAGGTCACCCGCAAGGCCAAGCGCTACGAAGAGCTGGACGAGCCGCCTCCCCCGCCCAGGCCCATGCTGAG GTTCTACTTAATAGGCGGAGGAATACCCATCATTGTGTGTGGTATAACTGCAGCAGCTAACATCAAGAACTACGGAAGCCGTGTTAATGCGCCTTT CTGCTGGATGGGGTGGGAGCCCAGCCTGGGGGCCTTCTACGGGCCGGCGACCTTCATCATCTTCGTCAACTGCATGTACTTCCTGAGCGTGGCGGTCCAGCTGCGGCGGCACCCCGAGCGGCGGTTCGAGCTGAAGGAGCCGCCCGAGGAGCAGCAGCGCCTGGCGGGCAGCGAGCAGGGCGAGGGCCCCGCCCACGACTCCGCCTCCGTCTCCCAGGGCAACTTCTCGGCCGTGTCGCTGTCGGCGCTGGAGAACGAGCACACCTTCGCGGCGCAGCTGCTGGGCGTGGGCCTGGCCCTGCTGCTCTTCGTGGCGCTCTGGGTGTTCGGGGCCCTGTCCGTGTCCCAGGAGTACCCCGTGGACCTGGTGTTCAGCTGCCTGTTCGGGGTGGTGGCCCTGGGCCTGGGGGCCTTCCTGGTGGTGCACCACTGCGTCAACAGGGACGACATGCGGCGCTACTGGGTGTCGGCCTGTTGCCCGGGGCGACGGGACTACTCGGTGCAGGTGAACGCGCCTCCGGCGGGCTCCGGCCCGGGGAACGAGGAGGCGGCGGCCAAGTGCCCCAACGGCAGCGCGGAGTCCTCCTGCACCAATAAGAGCGCCTCCAGCGTCAAGAACTCCTCCCAGGGCTGCAAGCTGACCAACCTGCAGGCTGAGGCCGCTCAGTGCAAGCCCCCGgccgtccccgcccccgcccccagcaacggcgccgccctgctggacaACAGCCTGACGGAGCACTCTGTGGACAACGAGATAAAGATGCACGTGTCGCCCATCGAGGTGCAGTTCCGGCCCAACGGGCACCCCGGGCGGCACCACAAGAACCGGACGCGGGCCCACCGGGCCAGCCGGCTGACGGTGCTGCGGGAGTACGCCTACGACGTGCCCACCAGCGTGGAGGGCAGCGTGCAGAGCGGCCCGCACCGCAGTCGCCACGGCAGCCACGAGGGCCACGCCCGCAGCCGGCGCGCCGCCTACCTGGCCTACAGGGAGCGCCACCAGAGCCACGTCCAGCAGGACAGCAGCGACGCCAGCGCCTCCCTGCCCCGCCGCGGCCGGAGCGGGgacagggggggcggggccgggggcggggccggctggGAGGCCGCCGCCTCccccgggggcggagccgaggCGCCCAGCGGAGGCGCGTCCAACACGAGCAAAGACAGCTTAAAGCAGTCCATCACCGTGGACCTGGAGGCGCAGCCCAAGTCGTACGGCCTgaatctggccaatcagaacggGCAGCTCAAAGACAGCAGGCAGAGCGCGGCTTTGCTCGGCTCAGATAACACTGGCAACATTAAGACTGGCTTATGGAAACATGAAACTACCGTGTAG